In Dromaius novaehollandiae isolate bDroNov1 chromosome 3, bDroNov1.hap1, whole genome shotgun sequence, the following are encoded in one genomic region:
- the GJE1 gene encoding LOW QUALITY PROTEIN: putative gap junction epsilon-1 protein (The sequence of the model RefSeq protein was modified relative to this genomic sequence to represent the inferred CDS: inserted 1 base in 1 codon; deleted 1 base in 1 codon; substituted 2 bases at 2 genomic stop codons) has translation MHCAEPQGAPGAEPLPRAAEPPRPPAAAVSCARRRRSPRRAAPGSGRGCRRERGPRARPCSTADASAPPLRAAPRSRQGLRPPAVIGQFHTLFFGSVCMFFLGILGFAVCGSEALHFSXDPDKGEVNLFCYNWLRPITPQVFRALQLVSVLLPEAIFHLYAASKSIKQEDILQKPFYTVFLIFSVLXRIILEVVFFWLPIQLFGFEVNQICVCDVEALDKKFNISQCMVPEYFEKTIFLIAMYTFTVIAXVLCVAEIFELLCRRLCLLKNQ, from the exons ATGCACTGCGCCGAGCCGCAGGGAGCGCCGGGAGCCGAGCCGCTGCCTCGGGCGGCAgagcctccccgcccgcccgcagccgcgGTGAGCTGCGCCCGGCGGAGGCGGtcgccgcgccgggctgcgccggggagcggccgcggctgccggcgagAGCGCGGTCCGCGGGCACGTCCCTGCTCTACGGCGGACGCGAgtgcgccgccgctccgcgccgctccgcgctccCGGCAAGGG CTCAGGCCACCAGCGGTAATTGGCCAGTTCCACACTCTTTTCTTTGGCTCAGTTTGTATGTTTTTCCTTGGCATTTTGGGCTTTGCTGTTTGTGGAAGTGAGGCTTTGCATTTCAGCTGAGACCCAGACAAGGGAGAGGTTAATCTTTTCTGTTACAACTGGTTAAGGCCTATAACTCCTCAG GTGTTCCGGGCGTTGCAGCTAGTGAGTGTACTCTTACCT GAAGCAATTTTTCACCTTTATGCTGCATCTAAGAGTATCAAACAGGAAGATATCCTCCAAAAGCCTTTCTacactgtttttttaatcttctctgtTTTGTAAAGGATTATCCTTGAAGTTGTGTTTTTTTGGCTTCCAATTCAACTCTTTGGTTTTGAAGTGAACCAAATCTGTGTGTGTGATGTGGAAGCACTTGATAAAAAGTTTAACATTAGCCAATGCATGGTACCAGAGTACTTTGAAAAGACAATTTTTCTTATTGCTATGTACACGTTTACTGTGATTG CGGTCTTGTGTGTTGCTGAAATATTTGAACTCTTATGTAGAAGGCTATGTTTGTTAAAAAATCAGTGA